A DNA window from Arachis duranensis cultivar V14167 chromosome 3, aradu.V14167.gnm2.J7QH, whole genome shotgun sequence contains the following coding sequences:
- the LOC107478835 gene encoding cytokinin dehydrogenase 3-like, producing MVENYLPAPTYFILLLITITRLISTVGNKTEHLNNNSLLSSDLISRHNLLDDPESLESASRDFGNLVHHLPRAVFHPRSPQDIASLVKTSYESPVPFTISVKGQGHSTRGQAMARGGVVVDTRALREENNSNKKKNIRVIWREEGYYGDVGGEALWADVLREAAEMGVAPASWTDYLYLTVGGTLSNGGISGQSFKYGPQISIVHEMDVITGKGELVTCSSHTNSELFHAVLGGLGQFGIITRARIALHPAPKMVKWVRLLYNDFSAFTKDQERLISINGRKHNNNDNNDDNVALDYVEGMLLMHQGPINNWRSSFFPLADHPRIISLVTQHSILYCLELAKYYDEKSENNVDKEMQGLLEGLSYMPGFYYEKKVSYVEFLNRVRSGELKLQSQRQWDVPHPWLNLFIPKSQIMDFDSGVFKNIIFKRNITTGPVLIYPMNRSKWDKRMSASIPEEDIFYTVGFLHSSGFDNWKAFDAQNKEILKFCNDAGIKVKQYLPHYSTQEDWTKHFGPNKWRTFLERKLQFDPRMILSPGQRIFNKD from the exons atggttgAAAACTATCTTCCTGCTCCCACATACTTCATCCTTCTCCTAATAACCATAACACGATTGATATCCACCGTTGGCAACAAAACTGAGCATTTGAACAACAACTCCCTCCTCTCATCGGACCTCATCTCCCGCCACAACCTCCTTGACGACCCCGAGTCTCTAGAATCGGCTTCTAGAGACTTCGGCAACCTAGTCCATCACCTCCCACGGGCAGTGTTCCACCCGCGGTCTCCACAAGACATAGCCTCCCTCGTGAAGACTTCGTATGAGAGCCCTGTCCCTTTCACGATATCCGTGAAGGGACAGGGCCACTCCACGAGGGGTCAGGCTATGGCGAGAGGAGGGGTGGTGGTGGACACGAGGGCCCtgagagaagaaaataatagtaataagaagaagaacatTCGCGTGATTTGGAGAGAGGAAGGATACTATGGTGACGTGGGAGGGGAGGCGCTGTGGGCGGATGTGCTGCGGGAGGCGGCGGAGATGGGAGTTGCACCGGCTTCTTGGACGGATTACTTGTACTTGACTGTGGGAGGGACTCTCTCCAATGGCGGCATCAGTGGCCAGAGCTTCAAGTATGGACCCCAAATCAGCATTGTTCATGAAATGGATGTTATCACTG gAAAAGGAGAACTAGTAACATGCTCTTCACACACAAATTCTGAGTTATTTCATGCGGTGCTTGGAGGCTTAGGACAATTTGGCATTATAACAAGGGCAAGAATTGCTCTTCACCCAGCACCAAAAATG GTGAAATGGGTCAGGCTTCTATACAATGACTTTTCTGCTTTTACCAAAGACCAAGAGCGATTAATCTCAATCAATGGAAGGAAacacaataataatgataataatgatgacaATGTTGCATTGGATTATGTGGAAGGGATGCTACTAATGCACCAAGGACCCATAAATAATTGGAGATCTTCTTTCTTCCCTTTAGCCGACCATCCAAGAATCATTTCCCTAGTAACTCAACATAGCATCCTTTATTGTCTTGAATTGGCCAAATATTATGATGAAAAATCTGAAAACAATGTGGACAAG gaAATGCAAGGTTTGCTTGAAGGACTTAGCTATATGCCGGGATTTTATTATGAGAAAAAAGTGTCATATGTTGAGTTCTTGAATAGAGTCAGAAGTGGAGAGTTGAAGCTTCAGTCACAAAGACAATGGGATGTTCCTCATCCATGGCTTAATTTGTTTATACCCAAATCTCAAATCATGGATTTTGATTCCGGCGTATTCAAGAATATCATTTTCAAACGAAACATCACCACAGGACCTGTCTTGATTTACCCCATGAATAGAAGCAA GTGGGACAAAAGAATGTCAGCATCTATACCAGAGGAGGATATCTTTTATACAGTTGGATTTTTGCACTCAAGTGGATTTGATAATTGGAAGGCATTTGATGCTCAAAACAAAGAAATCTTGAAATTTTGTAATGATGCTGGAATTAAGGTTAAGCAATATCTTCCCCACTACAGCACACAAGAAGATTGGACAAAACACTTTGGCCCTAATAAATGGAGGACTTTCTTGGAAAGAAAACTCCAATTTGATCCAAGAATGATTCTATCACCTGGACAGAGAATCTTCAACAAAGATtaa